One Synechococcus sp. PROS-9-1 DNA window includes the following coding sequences:
- a CDS encoding phycobiliprotein lyase: MTSAIANAVHFFQQSCGRWRSQRSVHHLLHRRAEAGGSLIVVEDLDPNDPRLQTLAEQHGQSPGSIAGGSFVRWSASMAWDQNGDAHDGETVFGLIPDGDDGRSGTLLRDLGYAEKAPATSTFQMDQQDGLILCTSYETMTVWERFWFTSPNVRLRSSTVEGLSNNASFCMETRLSEETEDITEAPAGSKDESLEPLSAPFGW; encoded by the coding sequence ATGACCTCGGCCATTGCCAACGCTGTCCATTTCTTTCAACAGAGTTGCGGTCGCTGGCGATCACAACGCAGCGTTCATCACCTCTTGCACCGACGAGCAGAAGCGGGTGGATCTCTCATCGTTGTGGAAGATCTCGATCCGAATGACCCACGGCTGCAAACACTGGCTGAGCAACACGGCCAATCCCCGGGGAGCATTGCAGGAGGCAGCTTTGTGCGCTGGAGCGCCTCGATGGCATGGGATCAGAACGGCGATGCCCATGACGGCGAAACAGTGTTTGGCCTGATCCCAGATGGCGATGACGGACGCAGCGGCACCCTGCTTCGCGATTTGGGCTACGCCGAAAAAGCACCGGCCACCTCGACCTTCCAAATGGATCAGCAGGACGGTCTCATCCTCTGCACCAGCTACGAAACCATGACCGTCTGGGAACGCTTCTGGTTCACCAGCCCAAATGTGAGGTTGCGCTCCAGCACGGTGGAAGGCCTTTCGAACAACGCATCCTTTTGCATGGAAACGCGTTTGAGCGAAGAAACCGAGGACATCACAGAGGCGCCAGCAGGGTCAAAGGATGAGTCATTGGAACCACTTTCGGCCCCATTCGGCTGGTGA
- a CDS encoding phycobilisome rod-core linker polypeptide, which translates to MAIPLLQYAPITQNSRVAALRVASDEVPRAYSMDIAMDADNLKTVIEGAYRQIYFHAFQSDRDVNLESQLRDGQITVRDFVRGLCLSDTFQRSFYGMNSNYKVVRHLVEKLLGRKTSGQSEEIAWSILIATKGVTGMVDALLDSEEYLDAFGYDSVPYQRNRVLPGRDLGDTPFNITSPRYDEYYRGILGFPRFVYTNAVKAKSIPERAKVKRGGFPEDYLPWVRGLANTSGVAPSGTADMDYLSKVPYRSIGR; encoded by the coding sequence GTGGCCATTCCTCTACTGCAGTACGCACCGATCACCCAAAATTCAAGGGTGGCGGCGCTGCGGGTCGCATCCGACGAGGTGCCACGGGCGTATTCCATGGACATCGCCATGGATGCCGACAATCTGAAAACCGTGATTGAAGGTGCCTACAGGCAGATTTATTTCCACGCCTTCCAGTCAGATCGGGACGTGAATCTGGAATCCCAGCTGCGAGACGGTCAGATCACTGTCCGCGATTTTGTTCGTGGGCTTTGCCTCTCCGACACCTTCCAGAGAAGCTTTTATGGCATGAACAGCAACTACAAGGTGGTCCGCCATCTCGTAGAGAAGCTTCTGGGTCGCAAAACAAGCGGGCAATCAGAGGAGATCGCCTGGTCCATCCTGATTGCGACGAAAGGCGTCACCGGGATGGTGGATGCGCTGCTCGACAGTGAGGAATACCTCGACGCCTTTGGCTACGACTCTGTTCCCTACCAACGCAACAGGGTTCTTCCTGGAAGGGATCTGGGAGATACACCTTTCAACATCACAAGCCCTCGTTACGACGAGTACTACCGCGGAATCCTTGGGTTCCCTCGGTTTGTCTACACAAACGCTGTCAAAGCGAAGTCCATTCCAGAGAGAGCAAAAGTCAAGCGTGGCGGTTTCCCAGAGGACTACCTTCCTTGGGTCCGTGGTCTGGCCAACACGAGTGGTGTCGCTCCCAGTGGCACTGCAGACATGGATTACCTCTCCAAGGTTCCCTATCGCAGCATCGGTCGCTGA
- a CDS encoding DUF4912 domain-containing protein: protein MTQALSSLARLTLRQLRQMASDLGVTLYSRKSKEALVSAIAERQDRRDGDLKAMEAELHAPSMGEASTRVVFLPRDPQWAYVFWEISDSDRRQAQSEGASFLCLRLADVTGLANGSSHPHTLQEVPVDSHSTEWYLPVPLCDRDYRVELGYKSENKWISLAFSSVARVPALHPSDQILDQFVPFSLEATPTAAPMQPMTKQGADPEPTDSKLHERLYQSATTHFRSRRVGSEILHESDSMGSDQRGLNDSGVGLWASGRNESGLGGVAPRQRSFWLVADAELIVYGATDPSARLTIGKEDVPLSSDGTFRIQVPFRDGEQVYAIEATAADGEQKRNITLNFERVTPEDNSNPASEARAEWF, encoded by the coding sequence GTGACGCAAGCCCTCTCATCTCTAGCCCGCCTGACCCTGCGTCAGCTTCGCCAAATGGCGAGTGATTTGGGGGTAACCCTCTACAGCCGGAAGAGCAAGGAGGCCCTTGTAAGCGCTATCGCTGAGCGCCAAGATCGTCGCGATGGCGATCTCAAGGCAATGGAGGCAGAGCTCCATGCGCCCTCCATGGGCGAGGCATCGACCCGCGTGGTCTTCCTGCCGAGAGACCCACAGTGGGCATACGTTTTTTGGGAAATATCCGATAGCGATCGAAGGCAAGCTCAATCAGAAGGAGCATCCTTCCTATGCCTGCGCCTCGCCGATGTGACCGGGCTCGCAAACGGCTCATCCCACCCTCACACCCTTCAGGAAGTGCCTGTTGATAGCCACAGCACTGAGTGGTATTTGCCTGTTCCTCTTTGCGACCGCGATTACCGGGTTGAACTTGGCTACAAGTCAGAGAACAAATGGATCTCGCTGGCGTTCTCCTCTGTGGCAAGGGTCCCGGCTCTCCACCCAAGCGATCAAATCCTTGATCAGTTTGTCCCTTTCAGCCTGGAAGCCACACCCACTGCTGCTCCCATGCAGCCGATGACCAAGCAGGGAGCTGATCCAGAACCAACCGACAGCAAGCTGCACGAACGTCTTTACCAAAGCGCGACGACCCACTTCCGCAGTCGCCGCGTTGGCTCGGAGATCCTTCATGAAAGCGATTCGATGGGTTCTGACCAGCGTGGACTCAATGATTCAGGAGTTGGCCTATGGGCCAGCGGGCGTAATGAATCTGGCCTCGGTGGAGTAGCTCCACGTCAGCGCTCGTTCTGGCTCGTTGCCGATGCTGAGCTGATTGTTTACGGCGCAACAGATCCATCTGCACGCCTCACCATCGGCAAAGAAGATGTACCTCTTTCAAGCGATGGCACCTTCCGCATCCAAGTTCCATTCCGCGATGGTGAGCAGGTGTACGCCATCGAAGCCACAGCGGCAGACGGAGAACAAAAGCGCAACATCACCCTCAACTTTGAGCGTGTAACTCCGGAAGACAACAGCAATCCCGCCAGCGAAGCTCGCGCTGAGTGGTTCTGA